Proteins from a genomic interval of Sparus aurata chromosome 21, fSpaAur1.1, whole genome shotgun sequence:
- the kif1ab gene encoding kinesin-like protein KIF1A isoform X2: protein MAGASVKVAVRVRPFNSREMGKDSKCIIQMSGNTTTILNPKQPKENKSFNFDYSYWSHTTPEDINYASQMQVYKDIGEEMLLHAFEGYNVCIFAYGQTGAGKSYTMMGRQEKDQQGIIPLLCEDLFTKINDSNNDNSMSYSVEVSYMEIYCERVRDLLNPKNKGNLRVREHPLMGPYVEDLSKLAVTSYNDIQDLMDSGNKARTVAATNMNETSSRSHAVFNIIFTQKKHDMDSENTSEKVSKISLVDLAGSERADSTGAKGTRLKEGANINKSLTTLGKVISALAEVDSAPNKNKKKKKVENFIPYRDSVLTWLLRENLGGNSRTAMVAALSPADINYDETLSTLRYADRAKQIRCNAVINEDPNNRLVRELKEEVARLKDLLYAQGLGDIIETYRCTGPVITGLKYLCDYKNFVNNRQAVNQRGDLSAVSNAMTGMSPSPSLSALSSRAGSIANLHDRIFSPASEEAIERLKETEKIIAELNETWEEKLRRTEAIRMDREALLAEMGVAMREDGGTLGVFSPKKTPHLVNLNEDPLMSECLLYYIKDGTTKVGRENAKTRQDIVLSGHFIKDEHCTFSSTTGPQGEGCVILEPCEGTETYVNGKRVTSPIVLRSGNRIIMGKSHVFRFNDPEQARLERERTPCAETPVEPVDWAFAQRELLEKQGIDMKQEMEQRLQELEDQYRKEREEASNLLEQQRLDYESKLEALQRQVDSRYLESPEEEEEPEEEVPWTERETELALWAFRKWRFYQFTSLRDLLWGNAIFLKEANAISVELKKKVQFQFVLLTDTLYSPLPPDLLPPCVAKERERRPFPRTIVAVEVQDQKNGATHYWTLEKLRQRLDLMREMYDRAAELPSSAVEDCDHALTGGDPFYDRFPWFRLVGRAFVYLSNLLYPVPLVHRVAIVSEKGEVKGFLRVAVQAISADEEAPDYGSGVRQSGTAKISFEDKQFEKFQTESCPGSLSHSNTSQEELRIVEGEGQNSDIGISADEVNNNTCPAIEAPQSPAKSTGLGLDLPLDLSPEKALSHLKIGSTFTFRVTVLQASSISAEYADIFCQFNFIHRHDEAFSTEPLKNTGRGPPLGFYHVQNITVEVTKSFVEYIKTQPIVFEVFGHYQKQPFPPLCKDLISPLRPSRRQFPRVMPLSKPVPATKLSTLTRSTAGPCHAKYDLMAFFEICELEANGDYIPAVVDHRGGMPCHGTFLLHQGIQRRITVTIAHETGNDIEWKEVKELVIGRIRNTPEADETIIDPNILSLNILSSGYFWPKHNDNVSLGVDHRTFYRFEAAWDSSMHNSLLLNRVTPYGEKIYITLSAYLEMENCTQPTVITKDFCMVFYSRDAKLPASRSIRNLFSTGCLRPSESNRVTGVYEVTLCHVADNGSPGMQRRRRRVLDTSVAYVRGEENLAGWRPRSDSLILDHQWELEKLSLLQEVEKTRHYLLLREKLEATLQAGQDALYKSSDISDFAKSPVLSHSPGSSPALDSPNQRQRELAAKCLRLLMHTFNREYSQVSSSASESKLSEMSASLMRDSSSSLSTLTPSSTCPSLVEGHYDIRHTEPSSGASTPDLDPYSPVDRKKALRGCTFVPDIQEIRVSPIVSKKGYLHFLEPHTSGWVKRYVVVRRPYVYLYRSERDSVERAVINLSSAKVEYSEDKQTLLRTPNTFAVCTEHRGILLQATNDKEMHDWLYAFNPLLAGTIRSKLSRRKSVQSAPTAQRM, encoded by the exons ATGGCGGGGGCTTCGGTGAAGGTGGCGGTGAGGGTCCGACCCTTCAACTCCAGAGAGATGGGGAAGGACAGCAAGTGCATCATTCAGATGTCAGGAAACACGACAA CGATCCTGAACCCCAAACAGCCGAAGGAAAACAAGAGTTTCAACTTTGACTATTCGTACTGGTCACACACCACG cctgaGGACATCAACTATGCGTCCCAGATGCAGGTGTACAAGGACATCGGAGAGGAGATGCTGCTTCACGCCTTTGAAGGCTACAACGTGTGCATATTTGCATACGGCCAGACGGGAGCGGGCAAAAGCTACACCATGATGGGCCGACAGGAGAAGGACCAGCAAGGAATCATACCTCTG CTGTGCGAGGACCTCTTCACCAAGATCAATGACAGCAATAATGACAACAGCATGTCGTACTCTGTGGAG GTGAGTTACATGGAGATCTACTGTGAGCGCGTGCGTGACCTGCTGAATCCCAAGAACAAAGGAAACCTGCGCGTCAGAGAGCACCCACTGATGGGACCCTACGTCGAAGATCTGTCCAAGCTTGCTGTCACTTCATACAACGACATCCAGGACCTGATGGACTCTGGAAACAAAGCCAG gacTGTGGCGGCGACCAACATGAACGAGACCAGCAGCCGCTCCCACGCCGTCTTCAACATCATCTTCACGCAGAAGAAACACGACATGGATTCGGAAAACACGTCAGAGAAG GTCAGCAAGATCAGTCTGGTGGACTTGGCCGGCAGCGAGAGAGCCGACTCCACCGGCGCTAAAGGAACCAGACTGAAG GAAGGAGCAAACATCAACAAATCTCTGACTACACTGGGGAAAGTTATTTCAGCTCTTGCTGAAGtg GACTCAGCACCAAACAAG aacaagaaaaagaagaaggttgAAAATTTCATCCCCTACAGAGATTCAGTCCTGACTTGGCTACTGAGGGAGAACCTGG GAGGAAATTCTCGCACAGCCATGGTGGCCGCGCTCAGCCCTGCTGACATTAACTACGATGAGACCCTCAGCACCCTCCG GTACGCTGATCGCGCCAAACAGATCCGCTGCAACGCCGTGATCAACGAGGACCCCAACAACCGCCTGGTGCGAGagctgaaggaggaggtggCTCGCCTCAAAGACCTGCTGTATGCACAGGGCCTGGGAGACATCATCGAGA CGTATCGCTGCACTGGCCCCGTCATCACTGGTTTGAAAT ACCTGTGCGATTACAAGAATTTTGTGAACAATCGCCAGGCTGTCAATCAAAGGGGTGATCTCTCCGCAGTGTCCAATGCCATGACAGGAATGAGTCCCTCGCCCTCGCTCTCGGCCCTGTCCAGTCGCGCCGGGTCCATCGCCAACCTCCACGACCGCATCTTCAGCCCGGCCAGCGAGGAGGCCATCGAGAGGCTCAAG GAAACCGAGAAAATCATCGCGGAGCTCAACGAGACATGGGAGGAGAAGCTGCGGCGAACTGAGGCCATCCGTATGGACAG AGAGGCACTGCTGGCCGAGATGGGTGTCGCCatgagagaagatggaggcaCTTTGGGCGTGTTCTCCCCGAAAAAG ACCCCTCATCTGGTGAACCTGAACGAAGACCCGCTGATGTCAGAGTGTCTGCTGTACTACATCAAAGACGGCACCACCAA GGTCGGCCGTGAGAATGCCAAGACTCGCCAAGACATTGTTCTCAGCGGCCATTTTATCAAAGATGAACACTGCACCTTCAGCAGCACCACTGGCCCTCAGGGAGAAG GATGTGTCATCCTGGAGCCATGTGAGGGGACAGAGACGTACGTCAACGGGAAGAGAGTGACCTCTCCTATTGTTTTGCGCTCTG GGAACCGCATCATCATGGGGAAGAGCCACGTGTTCCGCTTCAACGATCCAGAGCAGGCTCGCCTGGAGCGAGAGAGGACGCCGTGTGCCGAGACGCCGGTGGAGCCGGTCGACTGGGCCTTTGCTCAGAGGGAGCTGCTGGAGAAACAAGGCATCGACATGAAGCAGGAGATGGAGCAGAG GCTTCAGGAGCTCGAAGATCAGTACcgcaaagaaagagaagaagccAGTAACCTGCTGGAACAGCAGAGGCTG GACTACGAGAGCAAACTGGAAGCTCTCCAGAGACAAGTCGACTCTCGGTACCTGGAGTCtcctgaggaagaagaggagcctGAGGAGGAAG TGCCGTGGACGGAGCGTGAGACTGAGTTGGCTCTGTGGGCGTTCAGAAAATGGCGTTTCTACCAGTTCACCTCTCTCAGGGACCTACTTTGGGGCAACGCCATCTTCCTCAAAGAGGCTAATGCTATCAGTGTGGAGCTGAAGAAAAAG GTGCAGTTCCAGTTCGTCCTGTTGACCGACACTCTCTACTCTCCCCTGCCCCCCGACCTGCTGCCACCCTGTGTGgccaaagagagggagagacgaccTTTCCCTCGAACCATCGTTGCTGTTGAAGTACAAGATCAGAAGAACGGAGCCACGCATTACTGGACCCTGGAGAAACTCAG GCAGAGGCTGGACCTGATGAGAGAAATGTACGACCGTGCTGCAGAGCTCCCCAGCAGTGCTGTGGAGGACTGTGACCACGCTCTGACCGGAGGCGATCCCTTCTACGACCGCTTCCCCTGGTTCCGTCTGGTCGGCAG GGCTTTTGTGTACCTGAGTAACCTGCTGTACCCGGTGCCCCTGGTGCATCGCGTGGCCATCGTCAGTGAGAAAGGAGAGGTGAAAGGCTTCCTCAGGGTGGCTGTGCAGGCCATCTCAG CCGATGAAGAGGCCCCTGATTATGGCTCTGGTGTGAGGCAGTCAGGCACTGCCAAGATCTCCTTTGAGGACAAACAGTTTGAGAAG TTTCAGACCGAGTCGTGTCCCGGCAGTCTCTCACACTCCAACACCTCCCAGGAGGAGCTGCGAATCGTGGAGGGAGAGGGACAGAACTCGGACATTGGAATCTCTGCCGATGAAGTCAACAACAACACCTGtccag CCATCGAAGCTCCCCAAAGCCCAGCCAAGAGTACAGGCCTGGGTCTGGATCTTCCTCTGGACCTCTCCCCGGAGAAAGCTCTGTCGCACCTGAAGATCGGCAGCACCTTCACCTTCAGAGTCACCGTCCTGCAGGCCTCCAGCATCTCGGCCGAGTACGCCGACATCTTCTGCCAGTTCAA CTTCATCCACCGCCACGACGAAGCTTTCTCCACCGAGCCGCTGAAGAACACCGGGAGAGGACCTCCGCTGGGCTTCTACCATGTTCAAAAT ATCACGGTGGAGGTGACAAAGTCCTTCGTGGAGTACATCAAGACTCAGCCCATCGTCTTCGAGGTGTTCGGTCACTATCAGAAACAGCCCTTCCCTCCGCTCTGCAAAGACCTGATCAG TCCACTGAGACCTTCCAGGAGGCAGTTCCCCAGGGTGATGCCCTTATCCAAACCAG TGCCGGCCACGAAGCTCAGCACCCTGACTCGCTCCACCGCGGGACCCTGTCACGCCAAATACGACCTCATGGCCTTCTTTGAGATCTGCGAGCTGGAAGCTAACGGAGA CTACATCCCAGCTGTTGTCGACCACAGAGGCGGGATGCCCTGCCACGGCACGTTCCTCTTACATCAG GGCATTCAGAGGAGGATCACAGTCACCATCGCTCAcgaaacaggaaatgatatcGAGTGGAAAGAGGTGAAGGAGCTGGTTATCG GTCGCATTCGAAACACACCAGAGGCCGATGAGACCATCATAGACCCAAACATCCTGTCCCTCAACATCCTGTCCTCCGGATACTTCTGGCCAAAACACAACGACAA CGTCTCCTTGGGAGTTGATCATAG AACTTTCTACCGATTTGAGGCAGCGTGGGACAGCTCGATGCACAACTCTCTGCTGCTGAACAGAGTCACTCCCTATGGAGAGAAGATCTACATCACCCTCTCTGCTTATCTAGAG ATGGAGAACTGCACTCAGCCAACAGTGATCACCAAAGACTTCTGCATGGTGTTTTATTCCCGCGACGCGAAGCTGCCGGCCTCTCGCTCCATCAGAAACCTCTTCAGCACCGGCTGCCTCCGGCCCTCTGAGAG tAACCGCGTCACCGGAGTCTACGAAGTCACCCTCTGCCACGTGGCGGACAACGGAAGTCCAG GCATGCAGCGTCGTCGCAGGCGCGTGCTGGACACCTCTGTGGCGTACGTTCGAGGAGAGGAGAACCTGGCTGGATGGAGGCCTCGCAGTGACAGCCTCATCCTGGACCACCAGTGGGAGCTGGAGAAACTCAGTTTACTGCAGGAG GTGGAGAAGACCAGGCACTACCTGCTGCTGAGGGAGAAGCTGGAGGCGACTCTGCAGGCAGGACAGGACGCGCTCTACAAGAGCAGCGACATCAGCGACTTTGCAAAGAGCCCCGTCCTCAGCCACAGTCCCGGCAGCAGCCCGGCCCTCGACAGCCCCAACCAGAGGCAGAGGGAGCTGGCTGCCAAG TGTCTGCGTCTTCTGATGCACACCTTCAACAGGGAGTACAGCCAGGTGAGCAGCAGTGCCAGTGAGAGCAAG cttTCTGAGATGTCGGCGTCGCTAATGAGAGActcctcctcgtctctgagCACGCTCACCCCGTCCTCTACCTGCCCCTCACTGGTCGAGGGACATTATGACATCAG ACACACTGAACCCAGTTCAGGAGCCTCGACACCAGATCTGGACCCGTACAGCCCAGTGGACAGAAAGAAAGCTCTCAGAGGATGCACCTTTGTCCCTGACATCCAGGAGATTCGTGTCAG CCCCATTGTGTCAAAGAAAGGCTACCTGCACTTCCTGGAGCCCCACACCAGCGGCTGGGTGAAGCGCTACGTGGTGGTGCGCCGGCCCTACGTCTACCTGTACCGCAGCGAGAGGGACAGCGTTGAGAGAGCCGTCATCAACCTGTCGTCTGCGAAGGTGGAATACAGCGAAGACAAACAGACCCTACTGCGG ACTCCCAACACGTTTGCTGTGTGCACCGAGCACCGTGGGATACTGCTACAAGCCACCAATGACAAAGAGATGCACGACTGGCTGTACGCTTTCAACCCACTGTTAGCCGGCACCATCAG GTCAAAGCTTTCCCGGAGAAAGTCGGTCCAGTCGGCCCCCACTGCGCAGAGGATGTGA
- the kif1ab gene encoding kinesin-like protein KIF1A isoform X5: MAGASVKVAVRVRPFNSREMGKDSKCIIQMSGNTTTILNPKQPKENKSFNFDYSYWSHTTPEDINYASQMQVYKDIGEEMLLHAFEGYNVCIFAYGQTGAGKSYTMMGRQEKDQQGIIPLLCEDLFTKINDSNNDNSMSYSVEVSYMEIYCERVRDLLNPKNKGNLRVREHPLMGPYVEDLSKLAVTSYNDIQDLMDSGNKARTVAATNMNETSSRSHAVFNIIFTQKKHDMDSENTSEKVSKISLVDLAGSERADSTGAKGTRLKEGANINKSLTTLGKVISALAEVDSAPNKNKKKKKVENFIPYRDSVLTWLLRENLGGNSRTAMVAALSPADINYDETLSTLRYADRAKQIRCNAVINEDPNNRLVRELKEEVARLKDLLYAQGLGDIIENLCDYKNFVNNRQAVNQRGDLSAVSNAMTGMSPSPSLSALSSRAGSIANLHDRIFSPASEEAIERLKETEKIIAELNETWEEKLRRTEAIRMDREALLAEMGVAMREDGGTLGVFSPKKTPHLVNLNEDPLMSECLLYYIKDGTTKVGRENAKTRQDIVLSGHFIKDEHCTFSSTTGPQGEGCVILEPCEGTETYVNGKRVTSPIVLRSGNRIIMGKSHVFRFNDPEQARLERERTPCAETPVEPVDWAFAQRELLEKQGIDMKQEMEQRLQELEDQYRKEREEASNLLEQQRLDYESKLEALQRQVDSRYLESPEEEEEPEEEVPWTERETELALWAFRKWRFYQFTSLRDLLWGNAIFLKEANAISVELKKKVQFQFVLLTDTLYSPLPPDLLPPCVAKERERRPFPRTIVAVEVQDQKNGATHYWTLEKLRQRLDLMREMYDRAAELPSSAVEDCDHALTGGDPFYDRFPWFRLVGRAFVYLSNLLYPVPLVHRVAIVSEKGEVKGFLRVAVQAISADEEAPDYGSGVRQSGTAKISFEDKQFEKFQTESCPGSLSHSNTSQEELRIVEGEGQNSDIGISADEVNNNTCPAIEAPQSPAKSTGLGLDLPLDLSPEKALSHLKIGSTFTFRVTVLQASSISAEYADIFCQFNFIHRHDEAFSTEPLKNTGRGPPLGFYHVQNITVEVTKSFVEYIKTQPIVFEVFGHYQKQPFPPLCKDLISPLRPSRRQFPRVMPLSKPVPATKLSTLTRSTAGPCHAKYDLMAFFEICELEANGDYIPAVVDHRGGMPCHGTFLLHQGIQRRITVTIAHETGNDIEWKEVKELVIGRIRNTPEADETIIDPNILSLNILSSGYFWPKHNDNVSLGVDHRTFYRFEAAWDSSMHNSLLLNRVTPYGEKIYITLSAYLEMENCTQPTVITKDFCMVFYSRDAKLPASRSIRNLFSTGCLRPSESNRVTGVYEVTLCHVADNGSPGMQRRRRRVLDTSVAYVRGEENLAGWRPRSDSLILDHQWELEKLSLLQEVEKTRHYLLLREKLEATLQAGQDALYKSSDISDFAKSPVLSHSPGSSPALDSPNQRQRELAAKCLRLLMHTFNREYSQVSSSASESKLSEMSASLMRDSSSSLSTLTPSSTCPSLVEGHYDIRHTEPSSGASTPDLDPYSPVDRKKALRGCTFVPDIQEIRVSPIVSKKGYLHFLEPHTSGWVKRYVVVRRPYVYLYRSERDSVERAVINLSSAKVEYSEDKQTLLRTPNTFAVCTEHRGILLQATNDKEMHDWLYAFNPLLAGTIRSKLSRRKSVQSAPTAQRM, translated from the exons ATGGCGGGGGCTTCGGTGAAGGTGGCGGTGAGGGTCCGACCCTTCAACTCCAGAGAGATGGGGAAGGACAGCAAGTGCATCATTCAGATGTCAGGAAACACGACAA CGATCCTGAACCCCAAACAGCCGAAGGAAAACAAGAGTTTCAACTTTGACTATTCGTACTGGTCACACACCACG cctgaGGACATCAACTATGCGTCCCAGATGCAGGTGTACAAGGACATCGGAGAGGAGATGCTGCTTCACGCCTTTGAAGGCTACAACGTGTGCATATTTGCATACGGCCAGACGGGAGCGGGCAAAAGCTACACCATGATGGGCCGACAGGAGAAGGACCAGCAAGGAATCATACCTCTG CTGTGCGAGGACCTCTTCACCAAGATCAATGACAGCAATAATGACAACAGCATGTCGTACTCTGTGGAG GTGAGTTACATGGAGATCTACTGTGAGCGCGTGCGTGACCTGCTGAATCCCAAGAACAAAGGAAACCTGCGCGTCAGAGAGCACCCACTGATGGGACCCTACGTCGAAGATCTGTCCAAGCTTGCTGTCACTTCATACAACGACATCCAGGACCTGATGGACTCTGGAAACAAAGCCAG gacTGTGGCGGCGACCAACATGAACGAGACCAGCAGCCGCTCCCACGCCGTCTTCAACATCATCTTCACGCAGAAGAAACACGACATGGATTCGGAAAACACGTCAGAGAAG GTCAGCAAGATCAGTCTGGTGGACTTGGCCGGCAGCGAGAGAGCCGACTCCACCGGCGCTAAAGGAACCAGACTGAAG GAAGGAGCAAACATCAACAAATCTCTGACTACACTGGGGAAAGTTATTTCAGCTCTTGCTGAAGtg GACTCAGCACCAAACAAG aacaagaaaaagaagaaggttgAAAATTTCATCCCCTACAGAGATTCAGTCCTGACTTGGCTACTGAGGGAGAACCTGG GAGGAAATTCTCGCACAGCCATGGTGGCCGCGCTCAGCCCTGCTGACATTAACTACGATGAGACCCTCAGCACCCTCCG GTACGCTGATCGCGCCAAACAGATCCGCTGCAACGCCGTGATCAACGAGGACCCCAACAACCGCCTGGTGCGAGagctgaaggaggaggtggCTCGCCTCAAAGACCTGCTGTATGCACAGGGCCTGGGAGACATCATCGAGA ACCTGTGCGATTACAAGAATTTTGTGAACAATCGCCAGGCTGTCAATCAAAGGGGTGATCTCTCCGCAGTGTCCAATGCCATGACAGGAATGAGTCCCTCGCCCTCGCTCTCGGCCCTGTCCAGTCGCGCCGGGTCCATCGCCAACCTCCACGACCGCATCTTCAGCCCGGCCAGCGAGGAGGCCATCGAGAGGCTCAAG GAAACCGAGAAAATCATCGCGGAGCTCAACGAGACATGGGAGGAGAAGCTGCGGCGAACTGAGGCCATCCGTATGGACAG AGAGGCACTGCTGGCCGAGATGGGTGTCGCCatgagagaagatggaggcaCTTTGGGCGTGTTCTCCCCGAAAAAG ACCCCTCATCTGGTGAACCTGAACGAAGACCCGCTGATGTCAGAGTGTCTGCTGTACTACATCAAAGACGGCACCACCAA GGTCGGCCGTGAGAATGCCAAGACTCGCCAAGACATTGTTCTCAGCGGCCATTTTATCAAAGATGAACACTGCACCTTCAGCAGCACCACTGGCCCTCAGGGAGAAG GATGTGTCATCCTGGAGCCATGTGAGGGGACAGAGACGTACGTCAACGGGAAGAGAGTGACCTCTCCTATTGTTTTGCGCTCTG GGAACCGCATCATCATGGGGAAGAGCCACGTGTTCCGCTTCAACGATCCAGAGCAGGCTCGCCTGGAGCGAGAGAGGACGCCGTGTGCCGAGACGCCGGTGGAGCCGGTCGACTGGGCCTTTGCTCAGAGGGAGCTGCTGGAGAAACAAGGCATCGACATGAAGCAGGAGATGGAGCAGAG GCTTCAGGAGCTCGAAGATCAGTACcgcaaagaaagagaagaagccAGTAACCTGCTGGAACAGCAGAGGCTG GACTACGAGAGCAAACTGGAAGCTCTCCAGAGACAAGTCGACTCTCGGTACCTGGAGTCtcctgaggaagaagaggagcctGAGGAGGAAG TGCCGTGGACGGAGCGTGAGACTGAGTTGGCTCTGTGGGCGTTCAGAAAATGGCGTTTCTACCAGTTCACCTCTCTCAGGGACCTACTTTGGGGCAACGCCATCTTCCTCAAAGAGGCTAATGCTATCAGTGTGGAGCTGAAGAAAAAG GTGCAGTTCCAGTTCGTCCTGTTGACCGACACTCTCTACTCTCCCCTGCCCCCCGACCTGCTGCCACCCTGTGTGgccaaagagagggagagacgaccTTTCCCTCGAACCATCGTTGCTGTTGAAGTACAAGATCAGAAGAACGGAGCCACGCATTACTGGACCCTGGAGAAACTCAG GCAGAGGCTGGACCTGATGAGAGAAATGTACGACCGTGCTGCAGAGCTCCCCAGCAGTGCTGTGGAGGACTGTGACCACGCTCTGACCGGAGGCGATCCCTTCTACGACCGCTTCCCCTGGTTCCGTCTGGTCGGCAG GGCTTTTGTGTACCTGAGTAACCTGCTGTACCCGGTGCCCCTGGTGCATCGCGTGGCCATCGTCAGTGAGAAAGGAGAGGTGAAAGGCTTCCTCAGGGTGGCTGTGCAGGCCATCTCAG CCGATGAAGAGGCCCCTGATTATGGCTCTGGTGTGAGGCAGTCAGGCACTGCCAAGATCTCCTTTGAGGACAAACAGTTTGAGAAG TTTCAGACCGAGTCGTGTCCCGGCAGTCTCTCACACTCCAACACCTCCCAGGAGGAGCTGCGAATCGTGGAGGGAGAGGGACAGAACTCGGACATTGGAATCTCTGCCGATGAAGTCAACAACAACACCTGtccag CCATCGAAGCTCCCCAAAGCCCAGCCAAGAGTACAGGCCTGGGTCTGGATCTTCCTCTGGACCTCTCCCCGGAGAAAGCTCTGTCGCACCTGAAGATCGGCAGCACCTTCACCTTCAGAGTCACCGTCCTGCAGGCCTCCAGCATCTCGGCCGAGTACGCCGACATCTTCTGCCAGTTCAA CTTCATCCACCGCCACGACGAAGCTTTCTCCACCGAGCCGCTGAAGAACACCGGGAGAGGACCTCCGCTGGGCTTCTACCATGTTCAAAAT ATCACGGTGGAGGTGACAAAGTCCTTCGTGGAGTACATCAAGACTCAGCCCATCGTCTTCGAGGTGTTCGGTCACTATCAGAAACAGCCCTTCCCTCCGCTCTGCAAAGACCTGATCAG TCCACTGAGACCTTCCAGGAGGCAGTTCCCCAGGGTGATGCCCTTATCCAAACCAG TGCCGGCCACGAAGCTCAGCACCCTGACTCGCTCCACCGCGGGACCCTGTCACGCCAAATACGACCTCATGGCCTTCTTTGAGATCTGCGAGCTGGAAGCTAACGGAGA CTACATCCCAGCTGTTGTCGACCACAGAGGCGGGATGCCCTGCCACGGCACGTTCCTCTTACATCAG GGCATTCAGAGGAGGATCACAGTCACCATCGCTCAcgaaacaggaaatgatatcGAGTGGAAAGAGGTGAAGGAGCTGGTTATCG GTCGCATTCGAAACACACCAGAGGCCGATGAGACCATCATAGACCCAAACATCCTGTCCCTCAACATCCTGTCCTCCGGATACTTCTGGCCAAAACACAACGACAA CGTCTCCTTGGGAGTTGATCATAG AACTTTCTACCGATTTGAGGCAGCGTGGGACAGCTCGATGCACAACTCTCTGCTGCTGAACAGAGTCACTCCCTATGGAGAGAAGATCTACATCACCCTCTCTGCTTATCTAGAG ATGGAGAACTGCACTCAGCCAACAGTGATCACCAAAGACTTCTGCATGGTGTTTTATTCCCGCGACGCGAAGCTGCCGGCCTCTCGCTCCATCAGAAACCTCTTCAGCACCGGCTGCCTCCGGCCCTCTGAGAG tAACCGCGTCACCGGAGTCTACGAAGTCACCCTCTGCCACGTGGCGGACAACGGAAGTCCAG GCATGCAGCGTCGTCGCAGGCGCGTGCTGGACACCTCTGTGGCGTACGTTCGAGGAGAGGAGAACCTGGCTGGATGGAGGCCTCGCAGTGACAGCCTCATCCTGGACCACCAGTGGGAGCTGGAGAAACTCAGTTTACTGCAGGAG GTGGAGAAGACCAGGCACTACCTGCTGCTGAGGGAGAAGCTGGAGGCGACTCTGCAGGCAGGACAGGACGCGCTCTACAAGAGCAGCGACATCAGCGACTTTGCAAAGAGCCCCGTCCTCAGCCACAGTCCCGGCAGCAGCCCGGCCCTCGACAGCCCCAACCAGAGGCAGAGGGAGCTGGCTGCCAAG TGTCTGCGTCTTCTGATGCACACCTTCAACAGGGAGTACAGCCAGGTGAGCAGCAGTGCCAGTGAGAGCAAG cttTCTGAGATGTCGGCGTCGCTAATGAGAGActcctcctcgtctctgagCACGCTCACCCCGTCCTCTACCTGCCCCTCACTGGTCGAGGGACATTATGACATCAG ACACACTGAACCCAGTTCAGGAGCCTCGACACCAGATCTGGACCCGTACAGCCCAGTGGACAGAAAGAAAGCTCTCAGAGGATGCACCTTTGTCCCTGACATCCAGGAGATTCGTGTCAG CCCCATTGTGTCAAAGAAAGGCTACCTGCACTTCCTGGAGCCCCACACCAGCGGCTGGGTGAAGCGCTACGTGGTGGTGCGCCGGCCCTACGTCTACCTGTACCGCAGCGAGAGGGACAGCGTTGAGAGAGCCGTCATCAACCTGTCGTCTGCGAAGGTGGAATACAGCGAAGACAAACAGACCCTACTGCGG ACTCCCAACACGTTTGCTGTGTGCACCGAGCACCGTGGGATACTGCTACAAGCCACCAATGACAAAGAGATGCACGACTGGCTGTACGCTTTCAACCCACTGTTAGCCGGCACCATCAG GTCAAAGCTTTCCCGGAGAAAGTCGGTCCAGTCGGCCCCCACTGCGCAGAGGATGTGA